The following coding sequences are from one Megamonas funiformis window:
- a CDS encoding LysR family transcriptional regulator, whose protein sequence is MDIRVLKYFVTVVEEENILKASQVLHITQPTLSRQLMDLEKELNCKLFIRSNRKITLTSEGLFLYNKAKEIILLQAKTINALKNSHEIISGDIYIGCAETNAFKFLAKTMTKIKKTHKDIHYHIFSGNADTVIEQLDKGILDFGLLIDAHDKQKYNFITLPVKDIWGLLLLKNSPLADKEYITSSDILNIPLICSSQTMVSNKIAGWLNQNFTQLNIVANYNLIYNASIMVQENLGSALCLANLVNTNGTNLCFKPLYPPLEAQIDLVWKKHQILTKPAQLFLQNLQEYLLHNK, encoded by the coding sequence ATGGATATACGTGTTTTAAAATATTTCGTAACAGTAGTTGAAGAAGAAAATATTTTAAAAGCTTCTCAAGTTTTGCATATAACACAGCCCACTTTATCTCGTCAATTAATGGATTTAGAAAAAGAACTAAATTGTAAATTATTTATCCGCTCCAATCGCAAAATTACTTTGACTTCCGAAGGTCTATTTTTATATAACAAAGCCAAAGAAATAATTTTATTACAAGCAAAAACGATTAATGCTCTAAAAAATTCTCATGAAATCATCAGTGGCGATATATATATCGGCTGTGCAGAAACAAATGCCTTTAAATTTCTAGCCAAAACTATGACTAAAATAAAAAAAACACATAAAGATATACATTATCATATCTTTAGTGGAAATGCTGATACTGTAATCGAACAACTAGATAAAGGTATATTAGATTTTGGCTTATTGATTGATGCCCATGATAAACAAAAATATAATTTTATCACCTTACCTGTAAAAGACATTTGGGGACTATTACTGTTAAAAAATTCTCCTCTTGCCGATAAAGAATATATAACATCTTCTGATATTTTGAATATCCCCTTAATATGTTCAAGTCAAACAATGGTCAGCAATAAAATAGCAGGCTGGCTCAATCAAAATTTCACTCAATTAAATATAGTTGCTAACTATAACTTAATCTATAACGCCTCTATCATGGTTCAAGAAAATCTAGGCTCAGCCCTTTGTCTTGCTAATCTAGTGAACACAAACGGCACTAATTTATGCTTCAAACCACTATATCCACCACTTGAAGCACAAATAGATTTAGTCTGGAAAAAACATCAAATACTCACTAAACCAGCTCAATTATTTTTACAAAATCTTCAAGAATATCTACTTCACAATAAATAA